A window from Bufo bufo chromosome 1, aBufBuf1.1, whole genome shotgun sequence encodes these proteins:
- the LOC120987305 gene encoding uncharacterized protein LOC120987305, whose amino-acid sequence MGPQEKRPYMYTNQLRFLRPVMDLRPTVDSLEDPESQQSDVGGADTPAVFLPEPSPTHQPLEEHEQQTGEPARAAEVFTEETQRPQTRRRRAAPQASSGLVTKELIDSQVIQYLAQKRTEVREETMMRGLAPLLQRVPAENQATCMASLPLVLEMYGHPYQGDIHTLIERVRRQVVLPQNPQPPPSHLSHPHAKDNLAHHQCISVPKPEPAFVSRQLSCPLSKRGPGSRTWSSRTLICSRILHQGCF is encoded by the exons ATGGGGCCACAAGAAAAACGCCCCTACATGTACACCAACCAGCTGCGTTTTCTCAGGCCAGTCATGGATTTGAGGCC tactgtggacagtcttgAAGATCCAGAATCACAGCAGTCCGATGTTGGAGGGGCAGATACACCAGCGGTGTTTTTACCAGAACCCAGTCCTACACATCAACCCCTTGAAGAACACGAGCAGCAGACGGGGGAACCTGCAAGGGCTGCAGAAGTGTTCACCGAGGAAACCCAAAGGCCACAGACTCGGCGTAGGAGGGCTGCCCCTCAGGCTTCTTCTGGGCTAGTTACTAAAGAATTGATTGACTCTCAAGTCATTCAGTACCTAGCCCAGAAGAGGACTGAAGTGCGGGAGGAAACTATGATGAGGGGCCTGGCTCCTTTATTGCAACGGGTACCAGCTGAGAACCAGGCAACGTGCATGGCGTCCCTGCCCCTGGTGCTGGAGATGTATGGCCACCCATACCAGGGGGACATACATACTCTCATTGAACGGGTCAGGCGCCAAGTGGTGTTGCCACAAAATCCACAGCCACCACCTTCCCACCTCAGCCACCCACATGCCAAGGACAATCTTGCCCACCACCAATGTATATCTGtcccaaagccagaaccagcctttGTCTCAAGGCAATTATCCTGCCCCTTATCCAAAAGGGGCCCAGGATCCAGGACATGGTCGTCCCGGACCCTCATATGCAGCAGGATCCTTCACCAGGGATGTTTTTGA